From a region of the Panulirus ornatus isolate Po-2019 chromosome 38, ASM3632096v1, whole genome shotgun sequence genome:
- the Hen1 gene encoding uncharacterized protein Hen1 translates to MSGQKQEKLKIVDGSLGTLRIYDDNIVFSPPLYRQRYQKVKDKIVSVNGGIFTKVVDIGSGEMKFFRYLLDVPGIQEIILLDKDDQTLKDNVYRINPMLADYLMLRSLPLNVKAVCGDASKYDSVLSGTDVVTMIELIEHMQLSELPELVKCVFQDVKPELVIMTTPNADFNKYIPGFTPGKFRHSDHKFEWTAQEFNHWCQGIVQENKDYSVEFSGCGLGPENTYCTQMAVFLRSSSAEEESIASSMKENLFLNEKDSCFHVHVDCAEVTESLNDRSTSINSSDSYKILSDFDFPVDSRTQDEQDRDYTIARFDSLKHYLISGERSAQSKLDWGAMAENDKSEELTEKGTQDSNSLESHCLKISPVSQDSESSEEDLVFFHVHYVKSENDITLKEMQKNDYIFYIVDNKYAVMPMKSLSKWVNLSADHKIPATIISLTVKQDCFETQGDGDEWYGKVQLWEESDKLSDETVEYVDEDGNEDQETWLADYAPYDDVNELEYDGNKTVHIESDQRTEDRDWDHWDVADDVSPGWD, encoded by the exons ATGTCAGGACAAAAGCAAGAGAAACTTAAGATTGTGGATGGGAGTTTGGGAACGCTACGCATATATGATGATAACATTGTCTTTTCTCCTCCACTTTATCGTCAACGATACCAGAAAGTCAAGGACAAAATTGTCTCTGTGAATGGTGGGATATTTACCAAG GTGGTAGACATTGGAAGTGGAGAAATGAAGTTCTTTAGGTACCTGCTTGATGTACCTGGCATACAAGAGATCATTTTACTTGACAAAGATGATCAAACATTGAAG gaTAATGTGTACCGCATAAATCCCATGCTAGCTGACTACTTGATGCTTCGTTCTTTACCTCTTAATGTGAAGGCGGTGTGTGGTGATGCCAGCAAATATGATTCAGTCCTCTCTGGGACTGATGTTGTCACCATGATTGAATT AATAGAGCACATGCAGTTATCAGAGCTGCCGGAACTAGTGAAGTGTGTGTTCCAGGATGTTAAACCAGAGTTGGTAATCATGACCACTCCCAATGCTGACTTTAACAAGTACATTCCAGGCTTTACTCCAGGAAAATTTAGGCATTCAGATCACAAGTTCGAATGGACTGCACAGGAGTTTAATCATTG GTGCCAAGGAATTGTGCAAGAGAATAAGGACTATTCTGTGGAATTTTCTGGGTGTGGACTGGGACCAGAGAACACCTACTGTACTCAGATGGCTGTCTTTCTACGATCATCATCTGCTGAAGAGGAATCAATAGCCTCCTCCATGAAGGAAAATCTCTTCTTAAATGAGAAGGATTCCTGTTTTCATGTTCATGTGGATTGTGCAGAAGTTACAGAGAGTTTGAATGATAGGAGCACCTCCATTAATTCTTCTGATTCATACAAGATACTCTCTGATTTTGATTTCCCAGTTGATTCACGTACCCAGGATGAACAGGACCGAGATTACACTATTGCAAGGTTTGATTCCTTGAAACATTACTTAATTAGTGGTGAGAGAAGTGCACAAAGTAAGCTGGACTGGGGAGCGATGGCAGAAAATGATAAGTCAGAAGAACTTACAGAAAAAGGCACTCAGGACTCAAATTCACTGGAAAGTCATTGTCTTAAAATATCACCAGTATCACAAGATAGTGAATCCAGTGAAGAGGATTTAGTATTCTTTCATGTTCATTATGTTAAAAGTGAAAATGATATAACTCTAAAGGAAATGCAAAAGAATGATTATATTTTCTACATAGTGGACAACAAGTATGCTGTCATGCCAATGAAATCTCTCTCAAAATGGGTAAACCTGTCTGCTGATCACAAGATACCAGCCACTATAATCAG TTTGACAGTGAAACAGGATTGCTTTGAGActcagggtgatggtgatgagtggtATGGAAAAGTACAACTTTGGGAAGAATCTGATAAGTTATCAGATGAAACTGTTGAATATGTTGATGAAGATGGTAATGAAGATCAAGAGACATGGCTCGCAGATTATGCACCCTACGATGATGTGAACGAGTTGGAATATGATGGAAACAAGACTGTTCATATTGAAAGTGACCAGAGAACTGAAGACAGGGACTGGGATCATTGGGATGTGGCAGATGATGTTAGCCCAGGGTGGGACTGA